In Desulfobacteraceae bacterium, the DNA window GACCCGGATCAAGCGGGAAGTGGAAGCCCTGCAGGCCTTGGGGGAAGAGTTGATCCATCTGCCGCCGGAGACCCTGGGTGCCATGGGGCTGCCGCCGGATTTGGTGGCGGCCCTCACGGCCGCTCGGGGGATGTCCCGGCGCGGGGCCCGCAGGCGCCAGCTGCAGTTTATCGGCCGGCTGATGCGCGCGGTGGACCCGGCGCCCATTCGCCGGTTTTTGGCCGACCGTCATCGGTGCAGCAGCCGGGCTGCCCAGGCCTTCAAAACCGCCGAGGCGTGGCGCGACTCGCTGGTGAGCGGCAGCGACGCCCCGCTCCACGAGCTTCGCGCGCGTTTCCCCCGGGCCGACCAGCGCCGCCTGGAGCAGCTGGTGGGCAATGCCCGCCGGGGCGGCGCCGGGGCCGGCA includes these proteins:
- a CDS encoding DUF615 domain-containing protein; its protein translation is MKRDFEGGCDATTGVAPPVKKSRTRIKREVEALQALGEELIHLPPETLGAMGLPPDLVAALTAARGMSRRGARRRQLQFIGRLMRAVDPAPIRRFLADRHRCSSRAAQAFKTAEAWRDSLVSGSDAPLHELRARFPRADQRRLEQLVGNARRGGAGAGRQLFRFLFSLLSPPAAGAEASGQSAEADPD